Genomic window (Dasypus novemcinctus isolate mDasNov1 chromosome 10, mDasNov1.1.hap2, whole genome shotgun sequence):
AAATGATCTGTAGGTTTAATGTAATTCTTTCAAAATCCcagcatgttttttttaatagacatagagagcttattttaaaaatcatatggaAAGACACGGGCCCTAGAATAGCTGAAATAAtataggaaaagaagaataaagggaGAAGAATCGCTCTCCCCAGCATTCAAGCTTTCTGtctagctacagtaatcaagacaatgtGGTAATGGTGGAGGGAGAGAGACATAGATCCGTGGGACAGAATAGATGACCCCAAACACACAAATATGCACAGTTTATTTTTGATAAAGATGAAAAGTAATTCAATGGAAGAAGGATCacctttttttacttttcattttgaaatattttcaagcttataggaaagttacaaaaataatataaactccATACAGAGAAATCTAACATATCCCTACCCTGCCATgatacccagatacccagatccaccaattttaacattttgccacatttgccattcctttcttccccccatccctccctcacctccttccatctttccttccttcctccctccctccctccctttatgtctatctatctatctatctatctatctatctatctatctatctatctatctatctaacatCTGTCTTTATCATCTATCCATTTTTGGaaacttgagtgtaggttgtatatatcctgctccttgaacacttaaaagTGCCTTGTACATTTCTTGAGAACATGGACATTCACTTacataaccaccttaagtgcagttatcaagttcaagaaattggACCTTGGTATAAAGCTTATATTATATATTCCAGTTCTTttatatgtcccagtaatgttcttttgagccttttctcctcccttgcaagatcccatccaggatcaagggttgcatttaattgtcattaccTCTTTAGTTACTTTTTCTATACATAGATACATATGTATATTCAGTTATGTCCACTGAGAGGGCCTAGAAGCAAGGACACGCAAGTAGCAATGAACACACTTATTTCCCTCATTctccaaatgaaagaaattagggctctgcagcagtttgatattatttatgaattcctaaaagagatattgattatgttggtgaactggtctgtttctctgggcatgataccctttgattgtgttaaattcaaaggctttacgtttacttgattaaatcaagattagggctttgatgtgaccacatcattagggtgtgcagggctgAGTCCCTGCACCTTTGCTGGGCTATATGAACAGgggctcaatcaagaacacagaagttgggaaacggactttggcccagtggttagggcgtccgtctaccatatgggaggtccgtggttcaaaccccgggcctccttgacccgtgtggagctggccatgcgcagtgctgatgcgcgcaaggagtgccgtgccacgcaagggtgtcccccacgtgggggagccccacgcgcaaggagtgcgcccgtgaggaaagccgcccagcgtgaaaagaaagagcagcctgcccaggaatggcgctgcccacacttcccgtgccgctgacgacaacagaagcaaagaaacaagacgcagcaaatagacaccaagaacagacaacaaggggagggggggaaattaaataaataaataaatctttagaaaaaaaaaaaaaaaaaaaaaaagaacacagaagtagatacacagagcatagaggaagagagacagctccataaatatggcagaggccccgggaagagagatgaaccatttgcctgacagtttatagctgatcttgtgaagagaccagagcagctgagcccggatagaaatgagccccgggaagaaagaccagccctctgccagcccacagttgagatcagaagaagctgggcccacggagccttaagaggaggaggaaggctgacCGCTCGCAGATGTCGCccaacatcttgcttcaacacacggcaacagagtttggtaaggaagtaaccttgaattggactctttagggccttgcatttgtaagcttttaccccaaataaatatcctttgtaaaagccaacagattgctggtactttacctcagcacccctttggctgactgatacaggctCCTTGTAGAAATGGTTGATATCAGGgctaaataagaaaagaaaatacaagataACTGTAACATTTTGTGGTGCCAGAAAGTGAAAAAATGGTCAAGAAGTGAtgggtccagaaataaaccccctACATCTGTTTGATTTTTTGACCAGGATGCCAAGATCATTTAGTAGGGCAAGAATAGTTTAacaatggtgctggaacaactggatatccatgtacAAAAGAATGACGTCAGTAATGCTATTAttggcaaaaaataataataatgttgagcccttacctcacactatatacaaaaaattaactcaaaatggatcaaaatcatAAATGCAAATgccaaaactcttagaagaaaacataggtatgAATCTTTATAagcttggattaggcaatggtttcttggcaCAACACCTACAACACaagcagccaaagaaaaaatgggtaaattgggcttcataaaaattaaaaacttttgaactTCAAAGGACATTGTCAAGCAAGCGTAAAGACAACCcatggaatagaagaaaatacttgtaaataatATATCTAATAAAgatctaatatccagaatatatcaagaattcctacaactcaataataaaaagacaaataacccaatttaaaaaggggcaaagaatttgaatagacgTTCCTCTGTGGTTTTCCATTCTGCAATAGCTCTAAATGCCCCCAGGAGAAACAAGCTTAACCTGTATGCCATCAAGTTCTCCATGACACTGAGTCAGCCAAGAAGAAGCCTGAAGACAAGCTTTGGATGTTGTCAACAAAATTCGGATCATCTACACTGAGTCCAGCTGGCTCTTTCTAAATAcaaggttttttgtgttttttttttaaccataaaaaacaacaacaaaaaaaatcttgaCCTTTTGTACATGGCGAGCTATTATGAGGTTATTATATACTTCATTCCTGATACATTTTGGTTTCCATTTTTGCATTGAATTCCAGGTTTTCTACATTTAGAAGGTAGAGATTTTGACACTTGGATTCATAATCTCTTTATAAGTGAAGAGAAAGCTGGTTATTACTGTTCCTTGTTATTCTGAAAGCCCTCGTTTGGCCTGTGTTAACTCTGAATCTGTCTCAGCCAGTGCAGATGCAAAGTCTTGAGAGGTGGGAACTTACTGTTACCAGAGCAATAGCCAAGAGAGAAAATGGTGTGGATTAAGTactcaattaaaaagaaaaagatttttacctgaaaacaaaacaaaaaaacaacctatagaataaaataaatatccaaggTCCCAGGCAGATATAAAtccataagtgaataaataaatggagaaaggacagctttagaattccaattaataaatgtaaaaggaggcggcggacttggtccagtggttagggcgtccgtctaccacgtgggaggtccgcagttcaaaccccgggcctccttgacccgtgtgcagctggtccatgcgcagtgctgatgcgcgcaaggagtgccgtgccacgcatgggtgtcccctgcataggggagccccacgcgcaaggagtgcacccggtaaggagagccgcccagcgtgaaagaaagtgcagcctgcccaggaatggcgccacccacacggagagctgacacgacaacacagatgaagcaacagaaagaaacagattcccgtgccgctgacaacaacagaggcagacaaaagaagacgacgcagaaactaaacacagagaacagacaaccaggattgGGGGGggcgagaaggggagagaaatttaaaaaaaaaaagtagaaggaatgatggaaatagaaaatcaccattaCCACCACAGTAATAATTGTTTCAAGCCAGAGCCATTGAAGAATGCTTAAATAAGTGGGTAAAACTTACAATGAGAAGCTGGTTATATAGacacttattatttttaataaatcaattttattgatacatattaataaagcatacaattcacccaaagtgtacaattaatggtatctggtataatcacatagttgtgcattcatctcttcaatcattattagaccattttcattatttcactaataatagtaaacaaaaaacagacaaacaaaaaaattcctcatctctcaatctctctctgtttcccctactgtacatagctgctacttctggctgttcttgcaaaattatttattaagcagttttattgagatatattcacatgctatacgatctatccaaagtgtataatcaatggcttttagtaaaatcacaatattgtgcatttatcacacaaaaaattttagaattatttaattaccccaaaaacaaaaactccacacccctcaGCATGCCTTCCCTAACCCtaataaccactaatcaaatttcatctttataaattgatttgtatttacattttatataaatggaatcatacaatatgttatacaatatatttagttcatagtagcacaatcatacagcatttgtccttttgtgtctggcttgctttgcccaacataacgtcctccaggttcattcatgttgccatatgctttatgacttcattccttcttccagctgcataatattccatcatgtgaataaacaacagtttgtttaaccatatttcaattgatggacacctgggttgtttccaacttgtgGCAGTCATGAATAACACCACCATGAAATACGTGTGCAGATGTTTATTCGtgacactgctctcagttcttctgggtatatatacagtagtcacatggcaagtctatattcaacttctttaggaactgccaaacagtcctccacagggctgtaccattctgcattcccaccaacagtgaataagtgttcctgtctctccacatcctctccaacactttgtagttctctgtctttttaatagtggccattctgttagatgtaaaatgatatctcattgtagttttgatttgcatttccctaatcactagtgatgttgaacattttttcaggtttttttttttttaccgtttgtatttcttctttgaataaatGTCAGTTCAAGTCCTTcggccatttttaaaattatttgtccttttactgTTGAGCTGTAACATctctatatatcctggatattaaacccttatcagacatttgatttccaaatattttctcccattgagtcagctgccttctCACTCTTTGGCAAAGTcctgtgagatgcaaaagtgttaattttaaggaggtcccatttatctatttattcttttgttgcatgtgcttcgggtgtaaggtccaagaaacaaccacctaccacaagatcttgaagatatttccctacattttcttctatgagttttatggtcctggcttttatatttaggtttttgatacattttgagttgattcctgtacagggagtgagataggggtcctctttcattcttttggttatagatattcagttgtcccaacaccatttgttgaagagacagttttgtcccattaacataaCCTGGATTTGATacgtttgtcaaaaaccagttgaccaaaacaaaaagacaaaaaaaaaaaaaaagaccacaaacaaaaccaaacaaccagttgactgtagaggtgaggatttatttctggactctcagttctatcccactgattgatgtgtctatctttatgtcaggaCCATGTTGTGTTGACCACATAGATACTTActgattacaaaataaaaataaaaaatagtggcTTTTCAGTGGGGAATCCTGACAGACATGACCTTGACCAAGTGGTAGGAGTTAACATCACTAATAATAAATGCAGTGATATGATGCATTGACAAAAGCACAATATTGCTTCTGtggtattcttgccaaaaattcCTATCATCAATCTAATTATGAGAAAACATCAAATCCAAATCGAGGGACCTTCTACAAAATCCCAACACTGACCAATGCTTTTCAAAAGTGCCGAggatatgaaagaaaaagaatgactgAGGAACTGTCACAGATAGAAGACTAGAAGATATGACAAGTGCTGAGACCaactcagcaataggtttgcacgaagggaaggtgacgcagaactgaagaaataaaaggacagaaagaaagacacaagagagaaaataaaggtgggaccaggggactcaacagcttctggacctataagcctcaaccctagtttccacatcgtatttattagaaattacaaagcagtagttgtctatgtttattttcaagcCAGCTTGTTATTAAAGCTATAGCACCGGCAATGCTAGGCAGCAGGACGCAACAAAGTTCAAATGTCTCCACACGCAAAGAGTTTTCATGCTGACCAAACAGCTTTCCGTCTAGTCAAGGGTGATGTTCCTAAGCcccacttcttatctgcattatggaatgtttcaacttcaagccaggttcccacattcaaattcaagctattttcccacagacAGGTAGATGCAATGTGGGATTCTGGGCCAGAAGAAGGACATTAGtaggaaaactggaaaaattcTAGAATGTCTACAGGTTAGTTAATAGCATTGTATCAATgctaatttcctggttttgatcatTACACTACagttatgtaagatgttaacattgggtgaaactgggtgaagggtacatgtgaactctgtactatttttgcaagtTTTAAGTCTAAAAACTATTTCAAATAGAAGTTGAAAAAATTTGTGAGACAATTATTATGCATAATAGTGAAAAGAGTTGCTCCCATTTTCACCTCTTGGTTCCAAGACCCTTGTATTCTGACTGGAAGAGGAAAAAACACCCACTTTCataaatggatagaacatctcgaCAGGTTAATAAGGAAATAGTAGACTTGAGCAAAACTCTAAAACAGCTAAACCGAACAGACATCTAAAGAAcacttcccccaacagcagcagagTACACATTATTCTCTAGTGCCCAtagatcattcttcaagatagtccaagtgttaggtcacaaaacaagtctcaataaattaaaaaatactgaaatcatacaatgtatcttctctgatcacaatagaatgaagcaagaaatcaataatggggagaaatggaaaattcacaaatatgtggaaattaaacaatgtacttgTAAACAAccaatggtcaaagaagaaatcacaagggaaattaggaaatatcttgaagcaaatgaaaatgaaaacacaacataccaaaacatttgggatgcagcaaaggtagtgctcagagggaaagttATCACTCTAAATacctatattataaaagaaggaaGAACACAAATCAATAACCTCACTTCATACCTCAAGAAAATACaatagcaaactaaacccaaagttagtagaaggaaggaaatagtaaagattagagcagagataaagagaatagaacaatagagaaaatcaacaaaaccaaaagctggttttttgaaaagataaaaaaaaaaagaaaagaaaatctttagccagactgaagaagaaaaagaggaagaggataCAAATGACTAAAGCTAGGAATGATAGTGGGAACATTACTACAGACCTTACAGAAGTAAAAAAGGGTTATGAAGGTACTGTGAACAATTATATAGCAATATATTAGAAAATCTagatgaaacggacaaattctgagagacaaactacctacactggtgccagaagatctcaacaaaccaaaaaatagtaaagagattgaattgataattaaaacctcccaagaaagaaaagcccaagacaaTGACTTCActtgtgaattttaccaaatagtccaagaagaatgaacacaagtactgctcaaactcttccaaaaaattagagGGAACATTCCCTAATTCCCTCAtactatgaggccaacatcaccctcattccaaatccagataaagatagcaagaaaaaaaaaaaagaagaaaatcacagatcaatatcccttatgaatatagatgcaaaaaccttcaataaaatactagcaaactgaatccaaaaacacattaaaataattttataccaTGATGAAGTGCGAttcatcccagatatgcaaggatggttcaacataagaaaatcaatgtcatACTCGTCATTAACAgagtgaagggaaaaaatgacatgatcatcaATTAATGcagcaccacttcttgataaaaaacatttagaaaactaggacttaaaggaaacttcttcaacatgataaagggcatttttgAAAAATTCAGAACTAACATCAAACGTTTCCTCAAGTTCAGGTATGAGACAAAAATGCCcattatcaccactgttattcaaattTTATTGGACATTCTATCCAGAGCAATCagtcaagagaaataaataaaacacatccaaattggaaagggagaagtgaaattttctctctttgcagatgacatgatcctatatgcataaaaccctgaaaaatctacaacaaaactactagaattaataaatgaattcagcatggTAGGATATAAGAACAacgtgcaaaaatcagcagtgtttctgtacactactgctgaataatctgaagaagaaatcaagaaaaattccatttacaatagcaactaaaagaataaaatatccaggaataaatataaccaaggatgtatagaatttgtacacagaaaactacaaaacattgctgaaagaaatttgtaaggcctaaataaatgaaaggccaggggagcagatgtgacttaagTGGTTGAGTTCCCTTCttctatatgggaggtcctgggttcagtttctgatgcctccagaataaacaacaagcaaaacaaatgaaaaagccaactcaaagaagccgacgtggctcagtggttgagcgctggcttcccacatacaaggtcctgggttaaaaaaaaaaaaaaaaagggaaggttATTccattcatggattagaagactaaatattattaatatgtcacttctacccaaagtgattaacagagtcaatgcaatcacaatccaaattccaacagcctttgcagaaatggaaaaggcaatcttCAAACTTATACAGAAGTGTAAGgggccccaaagagccaaaatcaccttgaaaaagaagaacaaagttggacaaCTCAcgcttcctgattttaaaatttgttaaaaggCCATAGTAATCAAAAGCATTAtggggaaagtggacttggcccaatggatagggcgtctgcctactacgtgggaggtccatggctcaaaccccaggcctccttgacccgtgtggagctggcccatgtgcaatgctgatgtgtgcaaggagtgccgtgccatgcaggggtgtcccccgtgtaggggagccccacgtgcaaggagtgtgccctgtaaggagacccgcccagcgcaaaagaaagtgcagcctgcccaagagtggtgctgcacacacggagagctgacacaacaagatgacataacaaaagaaacacagattcccggtgcctctgataaggatagaagtggtcacagaggaacgcacagcgaatggacacagagagcagacaacggggggtggggggtggggggggaaggggagatacatttaaaaaacaaatctttttaaaaagcattatggtactggcacaaggacagatattaAGATGAATGGATTCAAACTGAGAATTCAGCAATCAGTCCTCACTtttatagccaactgatttttgacaagggtgccaagtccactcagttgcaaaagaataatttcttcaacaaatggtgcttggaaaactggatgtccatatgcaaaagaatgaaggtggacccctacctcaaacTATATACAGAAATCAACACAatgaatcaatgacctaaatgtaagaaccagaAATATAAGATTCCTAAAAGAaagcatagggaagcatcttcaggaccttgtgttaggcaatggtttcttagactttacacctcaaagcacaaacaacaaaagaaaaaaatagataaatgggaactcatcaaaattaaaaagttttgtgcaccaaaggacgtcatcatgaaagtaaaaagagaacctacataatgggagaaaatatttgcaaactacataaccaataagggcttaatacccagaatatataaagaaatcctacaactcaacaacagaaagacaaacaattcaatttaaaaatgggcaaaagacttgaatagatatttctccaaagaagatatacaaatggacaaaaagctcatgaaaagatgctacacatcatttgtcattaaagaaatgcaaaccaCAGCCAaattagataccatttcacacccactagaatggctactaaaCAGAAGATAATAAATATTGGAGACaatgtggagaaagaagaataattgtttattgtttgtaagaatgtaaaatggtgcagccactgtggaaaagtttggcagtttctcagcaAGTtgagcatagaattaccatattactCAGCAATCCTACCTCTAagcatataccccaaagaattcaAAGTAggcacttgaacagatatttgcacactcatgttcacagaagcattatccacatttgccaaaagatggaagcaatccaagtatctactaacagatgaatggataaacaaaacatagtatagccatacaatggaatattagccataaaaaggagtgaagttttgatacatgtgacaacacagataactttgaagacatcatgttgaaagaaataagccaagacacaaaagggcaaatattgtatgacctcactgatacaaaataattagaataagcaaattcatagagcccaaaactagaatacaggtttccAGGGGCAATGGTATGGGTAGGAAaggggaagttaatgcttaattgttaCAGGTTACTGTTTGTGGTAAtgggaaatttttggtaatggatggtggcgatggtGGCACCATGTTATGAAAACAAGTAATACCActcaattatatatttgaatgtaggtaaaagagaaaattttagattgtgtatatattactagaataaaaagctAAAATAGAAAGCCATAagggggaacggatgtggctcaagcagttgaatgcctgctttccacatgggagatgcCGGGTTTGGTCCTCGGTGCCttctgaaaacaaacaacaagcaaaccaacaaGGGAActaactcaggggaactgatgtggctcagtggtcgagtgcgacgtcccacatacaaggtctagggttcaattctcaaccctggtacctaaaaaaaataaagccatagaATTGTACAATGCAAATAGTAACTTTAATGTATACTATTGATTACTGATAACAGTATaatcattagttgtaacaaaggtaccacactaatgcaaagtattaactggagggggtatatgggaactctgtattctGCCTGATTTCtatgtaaatctacaacttttcttaaaaaaaaaaaaaggtaaacagcattatcatatgacccagaaattccactcttaggtatatattCAAAAGTATCGAAAGCAGGGTCTCAAACATACTCTTATGCCAGTATTCACAGTAGCATTATCCACAACATGCAACAACCCAAGAGTCCtttagcagatgaatggataaacaaatgtggcatatacgtagaatactattcagccataaaagggaatgaatggctgatacatgctacaacatggaggaaccttgaaaacattatgctaaatgaaataattcagacacaaaaggacaaatattgtatgactgcacttacatgaaatatctaaaataggcaaatttatagagacagaaattagatcaCAGGTTACTAGGGGCTGGGGAGAGAGGGAATGTGGAATTATTGCTTACgggtgtagagtttctgttttcaGTGATAAACATAATTCGTtactggatggtggtgatagtagcacaacattgtaattaaTGCCAATgacttgtacacttaaaatgtttGAAGTGTCAAATTTTATGTTACCAGagtaaaaaatttttcttaaaaagtcaGTTTCATCATCATTGACGAAATAATAGAACCATTCCAATGaaaatttcaggaaaaagaaaaggatgtacACTGACACCAATTCGTGATTGTCTTGAAAGTGTTAGCCAAGGCAATtagaacacaaattacaaaatgTAATGAAAAGGCACAATTTATCATCATTTGAAAGTTAAACTACTATTTCTGGGAAacccaagaaaatgaaatgaaaaccattagaaacaataaaataattcaataagGTATctggttaaaaaattaatatataaaaaccaacagcATTCCTATAGACTGAAAACTATGGCCTTTGGGACAGATTCAGCTACTGcctctttttgtaaataaaggtTCACTGAACAACAGCCACGCTGATTCCTTTACACATTGTCTACGACTATTTTCATGCTACCATGGCAGAGCTGAGCAGCTGTGGTCATCAAAGgctgaaatatttactatctggtgcTTTACAGTAAAAGTTCGCCAATCCCTGCTGTAGACAAATAATAATAAGttagaaaataaagtggaaaagaGCCAACTCTCAATAGTAACAGATATGACCTATCTAGGAatgaactttaaaatatttgttgcCCATTACATATGAAGAAAACTTCACTATTGTACACTTTTTCATGTTTATGTTTTCATGTTTTGTGACATTGTTGATATTCAAAAGGAGAACACCGAGGCCAGTTCCTGAATGCCAGAGACTGTTTTATTCTCCAATCCATAAATTAAGTGCAATTTAAATCAAAATTCCTAGTTTTGTATGTGTTTGTTTTAGAGGGAATCGTTACAAAGGGTATTTAAGTTGGTATATCTgaacaaatatatattagagaagagttaagaaagaaacaaaaaagtctTGAGAAATCTAAAAGACATAAAAGGTGATAAATTTGTCTATTAAACATAGGCCTTCTGTTTAGTAAAAATCACCCAAACACAGGTTTAGTGGATAAACCACAAACTCcaataaaatatctttaattcCTTTGAGGATTGATGTTCCTAATAAGCTAAAAATAAACGCTACAAACCAATACAAAAGGTATACTTTTCGGAATCGTTTTAGTTTTTCACATTGAGCATGTACTATTAAAATCGAATTAAAGCAAATAAAGGTTGGGACGTGAACGCGAGGAAGGCGGGACTCGCAGAGGCGCGGCAGGTACGGACTACGCTTCCCAGGAGGCCGCGCGCGGGCCCGAGCGGCCTCCCGAGAGGCCCCGCGCGCTTTCCGCGCCAGCTTCGGCCTGGGCGGCGGGGCTGCTGCGTGGCTGCGGGAGGATGGACAGCGGCGACGCGGAGGCCGCCGAGAGGCAGCGCGTGCACGTGCGCCCCGCCACGCTGCGCCGCGCCGCCCCCGCCACGCTGCACCTGCTGCCCTGCGCGGTGCCGAGGAACCGGCCCGCCCCCGTGAGCCGCTTCTTCACGCCGGCCGTCCGCCGGGGGCCCGACGGTGAGCGCTGGGCCGGAGCGCGGCTCCCGGCAGCCCCCGCGCCGGCGCCGGGCTCTCCCGGGCGGGGAGCGCCGCGGGGCCTCCTGGGGCTCCTGGCGACTGAGGCCCTGCCCTTCCCTCCTCCAGGACTCGAAGTGTCGTTTCGGGGCCGCCGTCTGCGGGGCGAGGAGGTGGAGGTGCCGCCTGGTCTCGTGGGATACGTGATGGCGACGGAAGAGGATGGAGAGGTGTTGACAGGGCCAGAAGGGAAGCAGCACTTCCTGGAGGGTTCGGAGAaggacgaggaggaggaggagccgcTGGAGCGGGACTTCGTGAGCACAGGGGGACGGGAGTGGCAGCGGGTGC
Coding sequences:
- the RNASEH2C gene encoding ribonuclease H2 subunit C: MDSGDAEAAERQRVHVRPATLRRAAPATLHLLPCAVPRNRPAPVSRFFTPAVRRGPDGLEVSFRGRRLRGEEVEVPPGLVGYVMATEEDGEVLTGPEGKQHFLEGSEKDEEEEEPLERDFDRFIGATASFSRFTLWGLETVPGPDAKVRGALTWPSLAAAIHAQVPQDGD